A region of Massilia sp. KIM DNA encodes the following proteins:
- a CDS encoding threo-3-hydroxy-L-aspartate ammonia-lyase gives MSLLPTYDDVVQAAARIAGAANHTPVLTSRTANEEFGAEVFFKCENMQRMGAFKFRGAYNALSRFSPEQRRAGVVAFSSGNHAQAVALSARLLGMPATIIMPHDAPAAKVAATQGYGGKVVFYDRYTEDREAIGRALAEKDGLTLVPPYDHPDVIAGQGTAAKELFEETGPLDAFFVCLGGGGLLSGSALSTRALAPDCSLYGVEPEAGNDGQQSFRKGEIVHIDTPKTIADGAQTQHLGKLTFPIIQRDVDDILTVSDDELVACMRFFAERMKIVVEPTGCLGFAAARKMKDSLKGKRIGILVSGGNIDLPRFASLMG, from the coding sequence ATGAGTCTGCTCCCCACCTATGACGACGTGGTCCAGGCCGCCGCCCGCATCGCCGGCGCCGCCAACCACACCCCGGTCCTGACATCGCGCACCGCCAACGAGGAGTTCGGCGCCGAGGTCTTCTTCAAGTGCGAGAACATGCAGCGCATGGGCGCCTTCAAGTTCCGCGGCGCCTACAACGCGCTGTCGCGCTTCAGCCCGGAGCAGCGCCGGGCCGGCGTGGTCGCCTTCTCGTCCGGCAACCACGCGCAGGCGGTGGCCCTGTCGGCCCGCCTGCTGGGCATGCCGGCCACCATCATCATGCCCCACGACGCCCCGGCGGCGAAGGTCGCCGCGACCCAGGGCTATGGCGGCAAGGTGGTGTTCTACGACCGCTATACCGAGGACCGCGAAGCCATCGGCCGCGCGCTGGCCGAGAAGGACGGCCTGACCCTGGTGCCGCCCTACGACCACCCGGACGTGATCGCCGGGCAGGGCACGGCGGCCAAGGAGCTGTTCGAGGAGACCGGCCCGCTGGACGCCTTCTTCGTCTGCCTGGGCGGCGGCGGCCTGCTGTCGGGTTCGGCACTGTCGACGCGCGCGCTCGCGCCCGACTGCAGCCTGTATGGGGTCGAACCGGAAGCCGGCAACGATGGCCAGCAGTCCTTCCGCAAGGGCGAGATCGTGCACATCGACACGCCCAAGACCATCGCCGACGGCGCACAGACCCAGCACCTGGGCAAGCTGACCTTCCCCATCATCCAGCGCGACGTGGACGACATCCTCACCGTCAGCGACGACGAGCTGGTGGCCTGCATGCGCTTCTTCGCCGAGCGCATGAAGATCGTGGTCGAGCCGACCGGCTGCCTGGGCTTCGCAGCGGCGCGCAAGATGAAGGACAGCCTCAAGGGCAAGCGCATCGGCATCCTGGTCAGCGGCGGCAACATCGACCTGCCGCGCTTCGCCAGCCTGATGGGCTGA
- a CDS encoding PEP-CTERM sorting domain-containing protein has translation MRIPAVLLSLSAAAALYAGAANASLITNGSFELTGNGSNKQLSSSPSDRADRTTLTGWTSSNGNDGGYNFVLDSTIMHTNASAIAFRSENNGYSMPAGAGNVFASDAQYYPGVLSQTINGLTVGLTYTLSFDYAVGQQAGFDGINKNNQWQVKLGGDTRSTEALDLAAGGFSGWKSATMEFTATSASEVLSFLALGGSRGGPPFMLLDNVSLDANQVPEPATWALFLGGAGLLAARRRRPQA, from the coding sequence ATGCGCATTCCTGCTGTACTGCTGTCCCTGTCCGCCGCCGCCGCGCTCTACGCGGGCGCCGCCAACGCCTCCCTGATCACCAACGGCAGCTTCGAGCTGACCGGCAACGGCAGCAACAAGCAGCTGTCGTCCAGCCCATCCGACCGCGCCGACCGCACGACCCTGACCGGCTGGACCAGCAGCAACGGCAATGACGGCGGCTACAACTTCGTGCTCGACAGCACGATCATGCACACCAACGCCTCGGCCATCGCCTTCAGGAGCGAGAACAACGGTTACAGCATGCCGGCCGGCGCCGGCAATGTGTTCGCCTCCGACGCCCAGTACTATCCCGGCGTGCTGTCGCAGACCATCAACGGCTTGACCGTCGGTCTTACCTACACCCTGAGCTTCGACTACGCCGTGGGCCAGCAGGCCGGCTTCGACGGCATCAACAAGAACAACCAGTGGCAGGTGAAGCTCGGCGGCGATACCCGCAGCACCGAGGCCCTCGATCTCGCCGCCGGCGGCTTCAGCGGCTGGAAGAGCGCGACCATGGAATTCACCGCCACCAGCGCCAGCGAAGTCCTGTCCTTCCTGGCCCTGGGCGGCTCGCGCGGCGGCCCGCCCTTCATGCTGCTGGATAACGTGTCGCTGGACGCCAACCAGGTGCCCGAGCCCGCGACCTGGGCCCTTTTCCTCGGCGGAGCGGGCCTGCTGGCCGCGCGCCGCCGCCGTCCCCAGGCCTGA
- a CDS encoding sterol desaturase family protein yields MLADFVATTLRLCAWLALLSALFVPLERWFGRPRSGARRVLGQDLAYYFLSGLLPAVLLSLPMAALAAAARLLVPDALTQALAGLPLAARIALGFVVAETGFYWGHRLSHELPWLWRFHALHHATEHMHFLANTRSHPVDLVVTRLFGLVPLYLLGLASPSVAGSGTPALLLVLGTMWGFFIHANLRWRFGPLEWLVSTPAFHHWHHSRREHINRNYASTLPVLDRLFGTHYLPRHWPEEVGTDTPQPASLGAQLLDPLLPAKLAR; encoded by the coding sequence ATGCTGGCCGACTTCGTCGCCACCACGCTGCGCCTGTGCGCCTGGCTGGCGCTGCTGAGCGCGCTGTTCGTGCCGCTCGAGCGCTGGTTCGGCCGGCCGCGCAGCGGCGCGCGCCGCGTGCTGGGCCAGGACCTCGCCTACTACTTCCTCAGCGGCCTGCTGCCGGCGGTGCTGCTCAGCCTGCCGATGGCGGCACTGGCGGCGGCCGCGCGCCTGCTGGTGCCGGATGCCTTGACGCAGGCGCTTGCCGGGCTGCCGCTGGCGGCGCGCATCGCGCTCGGCTTCGTGGTCGCCGAGACCGGCTTCTACTGGGGGCATCGGCTCAGCCATGAGCTGCCCTGGCTGTGGCGCTTCCACGCGCTGCACCACGCGACCGAACACATGCACTTCCTGGCCAACACGCGCTCGCATCCGGTCGACCTGGTGGTGACCCGCCTGTTCGGTCTTGTGCCCCTGTACCTGCTGGGATTGGCGAGCCCGTCGGTGGCCGGGAGCGGCACGCCGGCGCTGCTGCTGGTGTTGGGAACGATGTGGGGTTTCTTCATCCACGCCAACCTGCGCTGGCGCTTCGGACCGCTCGAATGGCTGGTGAGCACGCCGGCCTTCCATCACTGGCACCACAGCCGGCGCGAGCACATCAACCGCAATTACGCCTCGACCCTGCCGGTGCTGGACCGGCTGTTCGGGACGCATTACCTGCCGCGCCACTGGCCGGAAGAGGTGGGCACCGACACGCCGCAGCCGGCCAGCCTGGGTGCTCAGCTGCTCGATCCGCTGCTGCCGGCCAAGCTGGCGCGCTGA
- a CDS encoding ATP-binding protein — MFALFSAARRAARFAWYKSGLFWRTFFLLSVLTALSIGSWVGMISVFQRGPQVEQTAELVVSVVTITKAALTHSAPDLRRELLFELVSNEGIRIFTLEDSDVVEPPPNNPLMPEIAAKVREKLGKDTRFSSRVNGVAGFWISFNIEDDKYWLMLERERLATLTRVQWLGWATLVGLLSLVGAALISSLVNLPLARLTAAARAIGRGERPSPLPEKGSQEIIEANRSFNQMVEDLAQVEKDRAVILAGISHDLRTPLARMQLEVEMANLSQEARDGMQSDIAQMDAIIGQFLDYAKPTDAATFVAVNLSEMLADVGREAGRIRDLRVKCDLMPGVHVLGNATDLRRVVNNIIENARRYGKTPGQDITEIHILLRVKSTAHGRRAVVDICDHGVGVPPDQIEQLMKPFTRLDTARGQANGAGLGLAIVERVLTRHNAELAVRNRDGGGLLVQIALPLAS, encoded by the coding sequence GTGTTCGCCCTGTTTTCGGCGGCGCGCCGCGCCGCGCGCTTCGCCTGGTACAAGAGCGGCCTGTTCTGGCGCACCTTCTTCCTGCTGTCGGTGCTGACCGCGCTCTCGATCGGCTCCTGGGTCGGCATGATCAGCGTGTTCCAGCGCGGTCCCCAGGTCGAGCAGACCGCCGAGCTGGTGGTCTCGGTGGTGACCATCACCAAGGCCGCCCTCACCCACTCGGCGCCCGACCTGCGGCGCGAGCTGCTGTTCGAGCTGGTCTCGAACGAGGGCATCCGCATCTTCACCCTCGAGGATTCCGACGTCGTCGAGCCGCCGCCCAACAATCCCCTGATGCCCGAGATCGCGGCCAAGGTGCGCGAGAAGCTGGGCAAGGACACGCGCTTCTCGAGCCGCGTGAACGGAGTCGCCGGCTTCTGGATCAGCTTCAACATCGAGGACGACAAGTACTGGCTGATGCTCGAACGCGAGCGCCTGGCGACCCTCACCCGCGTGCAGTGGCTGGGCTGGGCGACCCTGGTCGGCCTGCTGTCGCTGGTGGGCGCGGCATTGATCTCGAGCCTGGTCAACCTGCCGCTGGCGCGCCTGACCGCGGCGGCGCGCGCGATCGGCCGCGGCGAGCGCCCTTCCCCGCTGCCGGAAAAAGGCTCGCAGGAGATCATCGAGGCCAACCGCAGCTTCAACCAGATGGTGGAGGACCTGGCCCAGGTCGAGAAGGACCGTGCCGTGATCCTGGCCGGCATCTCGCACGACCTGCGCACGCCGCTGGCGCGCATGCAGCTCGAGGTCGAGATGGCCAACCTGTCGCAGGAGGCGCGCGACGGCATGCAGTCGGACATCGCCCAGATGGACGCCATCATCGGCCAGTTCCTCGACTACGCCAAGCCGACCGACGCCGCCACCTTCGTGGCGGTGAACCTGTCCGAGATGCTGGCGGACGTCGGGCGCGAGGCCGGCCGCATCCGCGACCTGCGCGTCAAGTGCGACCTGATGCCGGGCGTGCACGTGCTGGGCAACGCCACCGACCTGCGGCGCGTGGTCAACAACATCATCGAGAACGCGCGCCGCTACGGCAAGACCCCGGGCCAGGACATCACCGAGATCCACATCCTGCTGCGGGTGAAGTCGACCGCCCACGGACGGCGCGCGGTGGTCGACATCTGCGACCATGGCGTGGGCGTGCCGCCCGACCAGATCGAACAGCTGATGAAGCCCTTCACGCGCCTGGACACCGCGCGCGGCCAGGCCAACGGCGCCGGCCTGGGCTTGGCCATCGTCGAGCGCGTGCTGACCCGCCACAACGCCGAACTGGCGGTGCGCAACCGCGATGGCGGCGGGCTGCTGGTGCAGATCGCGCTGCCGCTGGCGAGCTAG
- the ompR gene encoding two-component system response regulator OmpR: MVVDDDVRLRDLLRRYLTEQGFQVVTAESAPAMNKLWLRERYDLLVLDLMLPGEDGLSICRRLRGAGDQTPIIMLTAKGEDVDRIVGLEMGADDYLPKPFNPRELVARINAVLRRKGPDEIPGAPSETPQTFEFGDFVLDLGTRTLKKNGETVPLTTGEFSVLKVFARHARQPLSREKLMELARGREYEVFDRSLDVQISRLRKLIEPDPSSPLYIQTVWGLGYVFIPEGQPR, encoded by the coding sequence ATGGTCGTCGACGACGACGTGCGCCTGCGCGACCTGCTGCGCCGCTACCTGACCGAACAGGGTTTTCAGGTGGTGACGGCGGAAAGCGCGCCGGCCATGAACAAGCTCTGGCTGCGCGAGCGCTACGACCTGCTGGTGCTCGACCTGATGCTGCCGGGCGAGGACGGCCTCTCGATCTGCCGCCGCCTGCGCGGGGCCGGGGACCAGACCCCGATCATCATGCTGACCGCCAAGGGCGAGGACGTGGACCGCATCGTCGGCCTCGAGATGGGCGCGGACGACTACCTGCCCAAGCCCTTCAACCCGCGTGAGCTGGTGGCCCGCATCAACGCGGTGCTGCGCCGCAAGGGCCCGGACGAGATTCCCGGCGCGCCCAGCGAGACCCCGCAGACCTTCGAATTCGGCGACTTCGTGCTCGACCTGGGCACGCGCACGCTCAAGAAGAACGGCGAGACCGTGCCCCTGACCACCGGCGAATTCTCGGTGCTCAAGGTGTTCGCGCGCCATGCGCGCCAGCCGCTGTCGCGCGAGAAGCTGATGGAACTGGCGCGCGGCCGCGAGTACGAAGTCTTCGACCGCTCGCTCGACGTGCAGATCTCGCGCCTGCGCAAGCTGATCGAGCCCGATCCTTCCAGCCCGCTGTACATCCAGACCGTGTGGGGCCTTGGCTACGTCTTCATCCCTGAAGGACAGCCGCGCTAG
- a CDS encoding flagellar assembly protein A — protein sequence MINPAVPAAVPPAVPVPVPRFAGAGPEHCIARRPDGVYADPQVLGTTLIAAVDGILLSNQYFSGVDYPVLIKALYGHGPELPRDERGQAVVRIADDILPFAPSRRALYRSVKIADGQAEYYFEPVFLPGPDGEEQPTRLDVDEFIADMWMKGIRFGVDVEAIRDAIESAAAGRYTVARRLPPRAGLDARVVEVSRDLHRSDAPRELANGKLDLMSFQNRFPQIRAGERLLQKLPREAGEPGFDLSGIPIAPEIPKDLELGMYAGQGTRVLQAPDGEFLVAQQDGFLNVDPKTSRIEVGDKIVSRDGVSARTTGNLNLTGDYEEFGEVQEQRIIEGEGITVHADVYGNVVSRGGVVLLNRNLVGGSARNAKGPVTVRGTASGAVIQSADGEVRVGRAENCVISGAKVVVEQAVNCEILALEVEVGQAEGCAIAGRRLRIGSAAPRRQNEMLVYVLRPDCSRILDAQAQVRERVAQFGELAAQHRAARDALGAEPELRKYLQLAPRIRKGELVLSPQQQPQFTRLAQAVLPALRELGRLTHELKAAEQEQQAGAAFLAQLETQRAARAGSAQVEIGQIEGELQVRAMAYEPDAGSVYDVAPREVKSRVREAVGTELLFAGAEGSFRWDDSTAAAG from the coding sequence ATGATCAACCCCGCCGTGCCTGCCGCCGTGCCACCTGCCGTGCCTGTCCCGGTTCCCCGTTTCGCGGGCGCCGGGCCGGAGCACTGCATCGCCAGGCGGCCCGACGGGGTGTACGCCGATCCGCAGGTGCTGGGCACCACCCTGATCGCGGCGGTGGACGGCATCCTGCTCTCCAACCAGTATTTTTCCGGCGTCGACTACCCGGTCCTGATCAAGGCCTTGTACGGCCACGGCCCCGAGCTGCCGCGCGATGAACGTGGCCAGGCGGTGGTGCGCATCGCCGACGACATCCTGCCGTTCGCCCCCAGCCGGCGCGCCCTGTACCGCTCGGTGAAGATCGCCGATGGCCAGGCCGAGTACTACTTCGAGCCGGTGTTCCTGCCCGGCCCCGACGGCGAGGAGCAGCCGACCCGGCTCGACGTCGACGAGTTCATCGCCGACATGTGGATGAAGGGGATCCGCTTCGGCGTCGACGTCGAGGCGATCCGCGACGCCATCGAGAGCGCCGCCGCCGGCCGCTACACGGTGGCGCGCCGCCTGCCGCCGCGCGCGGGCCTGGATGCGCGCGTGGTCGAGGTCTCGCGCGACCTGCACCGCAGCGACGCGCCGCGTGAGCTGGCCAACGGCAAGCTCGACCTGATGAGCTTCCAGAACCGCTTCCCCCAGATCCGCGCCGGCGAGCGCCTGCTGCAAAAGCTGCCGCGCGAGGCGGGCGAGCCGGGCTTCGACCTGTCCGGCATCCCGATCGCGCCCGAGATCCCCAAGGACCTCGAACTCGGGATGTACGCCGGGCAGGGCACGCGCGTGCTGCAGGCCCCGGACGGCGAATTCCTGGTGGCCCAGCAGGACGGTTTCCTCAACGTCGATCCGAAGACCAGCCGCATCGAAGTCGGCGACAAGATCGTCAGCCGCGACGGCGTCAGCGCCCGCACCACCGGCAACCTGAACCTGACCGGCGACTACGAGGAATTCGGCGAGGTGCAGGAGCAGCGCATCATCGAAGGCGAGGGCATCACGGTGCACGCCGACGTCTACGGCAACGTGGTCTCGCGCGGCGGCGTGGTCCTGCTCAACCGCAACCTGGTGGGCGGCAGCGCGCGCAACGCCAAAGGGCCGGTCACGGTGCGCGGCACCGCGTCCGGCGCCGTGATCCAGAGCGCGGACGGCGAGGTGCGCGTCGGCCGCGCCGAGAACTGCGTGATCTCGGGCGCGAAGGTGGTGGTGGAGCAGGCGGTCAACTGCGAGATCCTGGCGCTCGAGGTCGAGGTGGGCCAGGCCGAAGGCTGCGCCATCGCCGGGCGCAGACTGCGCATCGGCAGCGCCGCGCCGCGCCGCCAGAACGAGATGCTAGTCTACGTGCTGCGGCCGGACTGTTCGCGCATCCTCGACGCCCAGGCCCAGGTGCGCGAACGCGTGGCCCAGTTCGGCGAGCTGGCGGCCCAACACCGCGCCGCGCGCGACGCGCTCGGCGCCGAGCCCGAGCTGCGCAAGTATCTGCAGCTGGCGCCGCGCATCCGCAAGGGCGAGCTGGTGCTGAGCCCCCAGCAGCAGCCGCAGTTCACGCGCCTGGCGCAGGCGGTGCTGCCGGCGCTGCGCGAGCTGGGACGGCTGACGCACGAGCTCAAGGCGGCCGAGCAGGAACAGCAGGCCGGCGCCGCCTTCCTGGCCCAGCTCGAAACCCAGCGCGCTGCGCGCGCCGGCTCGGCCCAGGTCGAGATCGGTCAGATCGAAGGCGAGCTGCAGGTGCGCGCCATGGCCTACGAACCGGATGCCGGCAGCGTTTACGATGTCGCCCCGCGCGAGGTCAAGTCGCGGGTGCGCGAGGCGGTCGGCACCGAGCTGCTGTTCGCCGGCGCCGAGGGGAGTTTCCGCTGGGACGACAGCACAGCTGCGGCAGGCTAG
- a CDS encoding chemotaxis protein CheW: MHADTAATPQDFLSFTLGGLEYGLDSAKVQELKPLKSLERFAADGEIIGGVALSRGVILPVVDLRAAFAPGAGAPHPDTDVMIVRLASCLAGLVVEKVNDVVRLLPSQIRPLPGAHVADYLIGMGVAQDRRLVLVDIDRLMSLAPVGRAKRVA, from the coding sequence ATGCACGCCGACACCGCCGCGACGCCGCAGGATTTCCTCAGTTTCACCCTGGGAGGCCTCGAGTATGGTCTCGACAGCGCCAAGGTCCAGGAGCTCAAGCCCCTGAAGTCGCTGGAGCGCTTCGCCGCCGACGGCGAGATCATCGGCGGCGTGGCCTTGTCGCGCGGCGTGATCCTGCCTGTGGTGGACCTGCGCGCGGCCTTCGCCCCGGGCGCGGGTGCGCCGCATCCGGACACCGACGTCATGATCGTGCGCCTGGCGTCCTGCCTGGCGGGCCTGGTGGTGGAGAAGGTCAACGACGTGGTGCGGCTGCTGCCGTCCCAGATCCGGCCCTTGCCGGGCGCGCACGTGGCCGACTACCTGATCGGGATGGGCGTGGCCCAGGACAGGAGGCTGGTGCTGGTGGACATCGACCGGCTGATGTCGCTGGCGCCGGTGGGGCGGGCTAAGCGGGTGGCGTGA